The Treponema sp. OMZ 790 genome includes the window AGTCTGTTTTTAGTATGCGGTCAAAGCCGTCATACTCGTATCTTATTTCGGCAGCCTTGTTTTTTAATACCGAATCCGTTTCTGCTTGCAGCCTTCCTTTCTCATCGTAAATCCATTCTTTTTTGCCGGTGTCTTTGCTTTCTAATGCGGTTCTTCTTCCAAGCAAGTCATAACTTACCGATAAAAGATTATTCTTTGCGTCATATGCTCTAAGCATTTCTCCGAGGACGGAGTATTCGTATCGTGCTTTGGTTAATATAGTATTGTTTTTATCTAAGCGTTCTACTTCCCGTATGTTTCCTCTTGCATCTTTTTTACTTATGCTTACGTTTTCCAATGGGTCGGTTGTTTTTGTTATTTGTAAAGAGCTTTCTATCGAATACTCCGTTTTTTGTTTGTGTCCGTCAGGAAGTGTAGTTAAGATGTTCCTGTCTATATCGTCATACTCGTATTTTGTGCCGTTTCTTATCTTTGTAAAATCGTTTAGTTCATAAAACTGTTCTACACCTTGATATGATGAGATGGTTTTTAAATTGTTTTCTAAATCCCCTCCGTAAAAGAAGGGCATTCCTTCTTCTATCTTTCGTCCTGCTTCATCATAGTTTATTGCACTTGAAATATTCCAGCCTGTTTGGGTTGTGTTCTCTGTTCCGTCGACGTACACTTCTCCTTCTTTTGCTGTGTAGCTTATTCTTCCTAAGCCGTCGTGAAGGACTATTGTTTTCATGACATTGCTATCTTCTGCTTCGGTGCTTATTTTGTTTTCGGTTACGGTGTACCAATAGGAATCTTTTGGAGTAATGTATGTGTATTTTGCATAAGGAGTTTTTCCTGGTCCGATGATTTTTTCGGTGTCTTTGTCTCTTTCAAAGTCGTAGGGGCTTCTCACCTCTGTTACCCGTCCAAAGTTGTCGTACTTATAGCTCATTGTATTGTTTGCAGCATCCGTTTCTTTTAGTTTTACTCCTAAAATACGATCCCATTCTATTTTACTTGTGTAAGATTTATCTCCTTTAGAACTTATCTCTTTTATTTCGATAGGATATATGCCGTCAAGGTATTTGTATTCGGCTCTTTTACCTGTCGGGCTTGTTACTGCTTTTATGTTCCCTTCATCAGTCCATTCTATGCGGTTTACAAGATATGCTCCATGCGACGTGTATTGTTTTAATTCCGTTAAGGCGCCTGTTTTACTGTCGTATGCACCCTCCCGTTTACGTAAAAGAGTTCCCGTCTTTCCGTGTAAGACCTGTATTTTTTCGGGGTGTGCTTTAAAGTACGCTTCTTCTCTTCCCCCTTTCCAATATGTTATTTCTGCTATGATGTCATCGTTTGTGTTTGTGACGTCTCCCTTATCGTAAAGTTTTGTAACGTTTCCGTATTTGTCGTACTCGTATTCGCTTTCGGTTTTTATTTCGTTGTAGTTTTCTCGTATTGTGTTAGTTTCTTTTTTTATTCTCGCATGGGGTGCTGTGTCTATCTCGTATTCTTTTATTGAGTATACTATGTTTCCATTTTTTACCATCTCGCGTTTTACCATGCCTTTGCGGTAGTAAGAGTCGATATAATATTCCGTTTCGGTTACCGTGCCTACGGCGTTTTTACTTCTTACCGTTTTAAAGCCGTAGAATTCTTTTTCTATTCTGTTATAATAGCCGTCGTGGTAACTATAATAGGTTGTATACTCTTGTTCTTTTGAAAATATGCGGGCATCTCCTGCGTCGCACGGCAAAAAAGTGTCCTCGACGTATACCCGATACGCCTGCGGTACTTTTTTGCCTGACTCCTTGTATCTGCTCCGCCTATTTCCAAAAGTCCTGTCAGTGGGATTATTTAACAAATCTAAAAGCTTAGCCTCCGATGTTTTGCCGAATGGCAAAACTCGCCGCTCAAAGGGGCGTAAGCACCTTTGAGCGGCGGACTGCCTGCACTTGTGTACTATCATAATTATGTAAAAGTACACAAGTGCAGGCATCGCGCTTTTCGCTCCAATCTTTTTGCTGCTCTTGTCTTCACGGACAAGGCTCTTCCCTCCGGTCAGAGCTTGCTTTTTGCTTAAACAAACCGCAAAAAGGATTTCCGCTTCAATCGCTGTCCGAGAGATAAAATGGCCAAGTTGTAGATACAAATAAAAAGGGGCTTTCATCATTTTCTTTTCTTTTACATCCAAGTCTTCTATTTTTTTCTTCTGTCTGTGATGCAACATATTACTTTAATTGTCTACATTTTTTTATGACATGATCATAAACCTTCATTTTTTCATCCAAATTTTCCTATTTTATAATAATATTTGTTATTCCAATTCTAATTTAAAAAAATATTATACTCTTTTTTAACATATTCATAACTATTGGGTAAATATAATGTTATTGTTGTAGAATACCCGTGTTCAATTAAAATTAAAAAGTCATAATTGTATTGGGCAGCAAAAAATATAGGAGATAAAAATTCATCTTTAGGTGTAAATATATCATAATTTTTATAAGATATACTATAGCTGTTATCATCATTTTTTATTAAATATTTATTAATAAAATCATCAAGGCTCATATTTTTATCGGCTATATCTGTAGATAACTTGTTGATATTTTTATCAACTTTATAATCAAAAAAATATCTTTTAGTATCTATTACCTCATATTTCATCTTTGTTTCATATAAAAAATAATAACCATCATAACAATAAACAATAATAACAGGAATAGTTGCATTATCTTTTTTTGAAATATTTTCCAAAAAATAGTTTTCAATTGTTATTCTATCAATGTTCTTTTCAAGACGTTTTTCAGTATTTTCTTCTGCAAAACAAAAAATAGATAATAAAAATAAACAATTTAGCATAAATATTTTATTATTAATGTGTAAGCCTTTCATTATACTTCAATTGCCTCCTTAATGCATTTTCTGTTATTGGATCATTAGAAAATTCTCCAACACCTATCGTTCTAGCTTCTTCTCGCGGATATTTATCATGGAATAAACCACCCTTAAATACGACCTCTCCAGACTTATATTTACCATCTTGAAATCCTGAAGTAATAAATGTATAGTCATCGGTGCTATTATCTCCAGTTCCATCCGCATAATGTAATCCATGAATAAGTTCATGTCCAAGTACAATTTCTGCTGGAGTATGTTTAGCTTTTTCTATATTTCCATTTTCGTCTCTTATAAAATAATCATTACTCAATTTTACATTAATTGAAAAATAAACAATTGAATCTGAACCTATACCTGGAGTCTCAGCTTTTTTTCTAGATTTTGGCGCTGTACCTATTGAACTATCATTCATTATTGTGACTGTATTTTTACTGACCTGCAAATTTCGTATCAATTTTGCTCCAGCAGAATTATTAGTACTGCTAGTCGTTACTATTCCTGTTCTCATATTTATCTTTACATTAGGATCAAGCTTTTTTAATACACTTATCACTTGATTTTTATAACTGTTCCTTCCAGCAATTCTTAATATTTTTCCATCCGGATCGGTATACTTAACCGGATTATTCCCTGCATAGTGATAAACATGTAAATTTATCGTATTGTAGACGCCGCCCATACCGGCAAGCTTACTAGGTTCTGTTCCGGGAGAAGGTATATACTCACCTAATGCAGGATCCCCACTCAACCACCTCGAATATTTCGGGTCAAGGTACCGCGCTCCGTAATAATACAACCCCGTCTCCTCATCAAGCTCTTTTCCCGTAAACCTGAACGGCAGTTTGTCTAATCCTGCGGCAACTTCCTCGATCCAGAGTTCGCCATACGGTGTGTATTCAATGTGTTCGTACTGTCTGCCTTTCCAGTCCGTAACAAACTGTGCGCTTCCTAAGTGGTCACTGTGATAATAGTAACGCTTTGCTCTTTGTTCATCGTTATCTCCGTGGTTGTCTGTGTGGGTCATTGCGGTTACAAGTCGTGAGTTTCCTACGAATATATGCTTATGCACTCTTAAGCCTTGCGGGTTGTTTTGGTCTTGCGTCGGGATATGTATCGTAAAGAAATTATTAAAGTAAAGCGTTTCACTTCTTCCTTCGTCTGTGTATTTAAGTGCTCTTTGTCCGTCTTCACCATAGCGGTAGTGGACGGTAAAGTTTCGGTCGCTTGATTTTGTTAAGAGGTTCCGCTCGTTCCAAGTGTAGTTACGCCTGTAGGCAAATAGGTCTTGAGGGTTTGTTTGCTCGGTTTCTTTAGGTGCGTCAAGACCGAAGCCGTAGTCTGTGCCGTATACGTCCGTTTCAGGGTCATAGCTGTAGGTAAATGTAAACTCTTCTTCGTCGGTAAAAGGTCCGTCTTTTTCCGCCGTTATGTTGCCGTTGGCGTCATAGCGGTAGTATCTAGTTCCGGCTCTTATTAAACGGTGTGCATAAGCCGGATCATATTCGTAATCTAAGCTATAATCAAGCTCAGCTTTGGGATAGGAGTTCCCTTGTGCACCGGGTATGTTTGTGGTGCTTAGCTTATTGGTCATGTTGCCTTCTTTTGAAAATATGCGGGCATCTCCTGCGTCGCTACGCAAAAATAAATGCTCGACGTATACCCGATACGCCTCCGCTTTATTTTTACTAGGCTCCTTGTATCTGCTCCACCTATTTTCAAAAGCAATTGTTTTTCCGCTTCCTATCGTAAGCGGAAAAACCTCTAGTAAGCTGTTTTTGTTTAATAATAACTTTATTTTGGCGGCCTGTTGACAGTTGTGTACTATTATAACTATGTAAAAGTACACAACTGTCAACACCGCGCTTTTCAGGGCTATGCTGTCCCTTTCAATCGCTATCCGAAAGAGGTAAAAAGTGGATAAATTTTTCATTTAATCTCTCCTTTTAATCTTAAAAAAATATTCATAACAAAATCATGAGCGATAGTTCGGGGGTATACCACATTGTCTAGAAAAAAGTTTTATTTCTACATACATACACTGTTTCTTTTTCCTTTATTTTATTATATACCAATAATTTATTATCTTTGAGCCTTATTACATAAAATTTATTTTCTATATTTCCTTGTTCATTTAGCTCATAAGAGTATTCTCCAAACAGTCCGCTTAAACTATGATCAAATATATATTCATTTATTGTTTCTAAATATGATGCAGTCCACATAGTTTCAATCACAAGAAATTTAGAATCGGAAAGAAAGATAAATTCCTCATTAAACTCAATATACGATTCGGAATAATCCAAATTCGGAAAAGGATTTTCTTTTATCCAATAACTTATAGCTAAAGACATAATATTATCAAATTTAAAATTTCTATCAGCGTATTTATATTTATTTATGGGAAAGCTGGATGAAACTGTTGATTCATTATCTGAAAATACAGATGTTAAGAGAAACAACATAAATAATAAACAAATATATCTTTTTATCATAATTCATTATCCTCTAAAGTTTTATTTAGATACTCATTTGCGACACTGTCCGCATGTTTCATGGCTTCAATATCTGATAAGCCTTCCGAAATGCATTCTTGGTATTTATTATTGTATAGATTCAAAGCCGTATTTAATATCTTATCTACAAGTCCATTTTTATAAGTACCATCAGTATATTTTTGCTTTCTAAGTTCTTGAAGTTTTGAATATAATTTTGTTTCTTGTTTTACATAATTATTATATTCTTCAGAATTCTTTTCATATCCCATCTGCTCTGCATTTATTCCGGCTGTAGTAAGAATATAATCGTAAGCTTGTTCTTTATCAAATACGATGGCATCTTCCAAAGCTGTGTTTTTGGGTATATCATATATTTGCTGATAAAGTTGACTGGCTCTATTTATTGTATCTAATTTTTTTTGATATTTCTCAATAAAAAAATTAAAAGCATCATTGAATTTAGTGTTTGCAAAATAAGATGCAATAAAATTCCCATCCGGATCGGTATACTTCACCGGATTATTGCCCGCGTAGTGGTACAGGTGCAAGTTTACAACATTAAACACGCCTCCCATTCCAGGTAAGTTCTCGTTGTGTTTTTTAGCTTCGTCATTTATCGGAGCTTTGGGTATGTAATCACCCAATGCCGGATCGCCTGACAGCCACCTACTGTATTTAGGGTCTAAGTACCTCGCCCCGTAATAATACAGCCCGGTCTCTTCGTCAAGCTCCTTACCCGTAAAGCGGAAAGGTAACTTGTCCAACCCCGCAGCGACTTCTTCAATCCAGAGTTTGCCATACGGCGTGTACTCTATGTGTTCATATTGTTTACCTCGCCAGTCGGTTACGAATTGTGCGCTTCCCAAATGGTCACTGTGGTAGTAATACCGCTTTGCTTTTTGCTCTTCGTTGTCACCACTGTTATCTGTATGTGTCATCGCGGTTACTAATCTTGAATTTCCCACAAAGATGTGTTTGTGTACACGTAAGCCTTGCGGGTTATTCTGGTCTTGTGTGGGAATATGTATCGTGAAAAAGTTATTAAAGTATAAGGTTTCACTTCGCCCCTCGTCGGTGTATTTAAGTGCTCTTTGCCCATCGTCTCCGTAGCGGTAGTGGACTGTGTAGTTTTTGTCGCTCGATTTGGTTAAGAGGTTGCGCTCGTTCCAAGTGTAGTTACGCCTGTAGGCAAATAGGTCTTGCGGGTTTGATTGTTCCGTTTCTTTAGGTGCGTCAAGACCAAATCCGTAGTCGGCACCGTATACGTCTTCATTTTCAAAGTATGAGTATGTAAATACAAACTCTTCTTCGTCAGTAAAAGGTCCGTCTTTTTCTGCTGTGATATTGCCGTTTGCGTCATAGCGGTAATAACGGTTACCTGCTCTTATTAGGCGGTGTGCATAGGCAGGGTCATACTCGTAATCTAAGCTATAATCAAGTTCAGCCTTGGGATAGGAGTTTCCTTGTGCACCGGGTATGTTTGTGGTGCTTAATTTTTCTTTCATGTTTCCTATGCCATCAAAGGCAAAGGTTTGTCTGTATTTTGCAATGCTTACAGGTGTTGTTCCAGAGCTTTTTTTAGCCTTGTATTGGTTACTTGTACCCTCTACGCTTATAAGCTGGTAAAGATTATCGTAAGAGTATGTTTGTTTTGTTTCATAAGTACTTGCATCATTATTATAGCCTAGGACGTTTCCTACAGGGTCGAATGAGTACTTTATTTTTTGAAAGACGTCTTGAGTTTGGTTATTTTTAGTTTCTATTGTATCGATTTTATAAATTTTTCTTTCCCCTTTTTGTATTCCTATCGGCTGCATAAGGAAAGAAACAAAAGTATCATAACAGGTTGTTGTTGAAATAATTTTTTTCATTATGACATAACCGTATTTTTTGCAATTCAAAACTTCCATTTCTTTCACTTACATTGTCAATGATAATTATAGCATATATAAAAAAAGCTTTTTCTTCTTCTATTTCTATTAATTTCAATTTAGCTCTCATATCATCAACATAAATATTTAAAGCAATATTATCAGTATAAATTTTTTACTCTATAGTTTGATGTATTTTTGTGTAACAAGAAACTAATAAAAAAGATAATAGTATACAGAATAACAATTTATGAATTTTATTTATCAACATCGATCTCCTTTTCTTTATTTATTGTGTTGTATACCTTTTATACTATCCAACCATTCCAAAATAATACCAATTTTCATATGATGTTTTCTCTATAATTCCAAATCCAAAAAAATAAAGCTCATCTTCGGTCAAAACACTTAAATCCAAATCTCTACAATATACAAGTCCACGTGAAAACATCGTATATCCTAAAAATAAAACATCTGCACATTCGAAAAAACGGATCAAGGTTATTTTTTTTTCAACTACATTAAAACGATTTAAAATCAAGCCCTCCCCCCGAAACTGTCTAAAAGAACCTTCAGAAAATACATTTTTTTGCTTTAACTTTTCTAAATCATTGTAGTGTAAATTAAATTCATCTTTTCTAATTCGAAAAATATGTTTATTATTTATAAAAAAAAGTTTATAATATTCAAAAGATATTACATATTCATTAGTTTCGGCATAATAGTCTATTTCAAAATTTTCATCACGCTCTACTTCAATGATTTTATCATTATTTAAAATTCTATTTTTGACATCGGTAAGTTGCTCTATGTTTTCAGAGTTTAATACTAAAGAGCCATTTAAAACACATGAACTTATAGACGTTAGGACTATGCAATAACATAAAATTTTTCGAATCATTATTTCCTCCTTTTTAGTTTATTTTCAAATATAAAAGCTGTAAATGTAAACATTCTAAACGATGTAAAACAAAATGATAAATAAAAATGATCTCCGATAGTTCTTGTTATCTTATTGCCTAAAGAACCATCATACGCATATATACCTCGCAATATATTTTGGGTATCTCTAGGATCATCAAAGTTAGTAAGCCAAAACCCAGCCATTGCAGTACCAGCTTTCACCTGTGCAATGCCTGGTGCTTCAATAAGCAATAGCGTTGAAAATCCTCCTGCAGCTCCCACATAGCCATAATGCAAATTTCCAAATTCTTCTGCTGTAACCAGTTTACCATTAAACCAATACCAGCCTCTCTTTCCATCTTCTTCTTTAAAGTTTTTAAAATCCCAGTCACCATGTGATTTAACTTTTTTATAAAAATAGCTTATGTTCAAAGCATGCTTTTTCATCTCTTTTGCATTCTCTTCTAGCAGTTCACGGTCAGATGCGGGAGTATGGATTTCATTCCTAGAACTAGATTCTATTTTTTCTATATTCCCATCATCATCTTTATAAATAATATCTCTCCCATCCGGATCAATATACTTCACCGGATTATTGCCCGCATAATGGTACACATGCAAATTAACGGTATTAAACACCCCGCCCATGCCAGGCAGGTTTTCATTATGCTTTTTTGCCTCATCATCTATCGGAGCCTTTGGTATATAATCATTAAGTGCCGGATCTCCTGATAACCACCTACTGTATTTAGGATCTAAATACCTCGCTCCGTAGTAGTATAAACCAGTCTCTTCATCCAGCTCTTTGCCTGTAAATCTGAACGGTAACTTATCCAATCCAGCAGCAACTTCCTCGACCCAGAGTTCGCCATACGGTGTGTATTCAATATGCTCGTATTGCCTGCCTTTCCAGTCGGTTACAAATTGTGCACTGCCTAAGTGATCACTGTGGTAATAGTAACGCTTTGCCTTTTGTTCATCGTTATCGCCTTGGTTATCCGTATGTGTCATGGCGGTTACAAGCCGTGAGTTTCCTACGAATATGTGTTTGTGTACGCGTAGTCCTTGAGGGTTGTTCTGGTCTTGTGTGGGTATGTGTATCGTAAAGAAGTTATTAAAGTATAAGGTTTCGCTTCGCCCCTCATCTGTGTATTTAAGAGCTCTCTGTCCGTCTTCTCCGTAGCGGTAGTGCACGGTAAAGTTGCGGTCACTTGATTTTGTTAAGAGGTTACGCTCGTTCCAAGTGTAGTTACGCCTGTAGGCAAATAGGTCTTGCGGGTTTGATTGTTCCGTTTCTTTTGGAGCGTCAAGCCCGAAGCCGTAGTCGGCACCGTATACATCTTGTTCTTCAAAGTATGAGTATGTAAATACAAACTCTTCTTCGTCTGTGAATGGACCGTCTTTTTCGGCTGTTATGTTGCCGTTTGCGTCATAGCGGTAATAACGGTTGCCTGCCCTTATTAGGCGGTGTGCATAGGCAGGGTCATACTCGTAATCTAAGCTATAATCAAGTTCAGCCTTGGGATAGGAGTTTCCTTGTGCACCGGGTATGTTTGTGGTGCTTAATTTTTCTTTCATGTTTCCTATGCCATCAAAGGCAAAAGTTTGTCTGTATTTTGCAATGCTTACAGGTGTTGTTCCAGAGCTTTTTTTAGCCTTGTATTGGTTACTTGTACCCTCTACGCTTATAAGCTGGTAAAGATTATCGTAAGAGTATGTTTGTTTTGTTTCATAAGTACTTGCATCATTATTATAGCCTAGGACGTTTCCTACAGGGTCGAATGAGTACTTTATTTTTT containing:
- a CDS encoding RHS repeat-associated core domain-containing protein; this encodes MKNLSTFYLFRIAIERDSIALKSAVLTVVYFYIVIIVHNCQQAAKIKLLLNKNSLLEVFPLTIGSGKTIAFENRWSRYKEPSKNKAEAYRVYVEHLFLRSDAGDARIFSKEGNMTNKLSTTNIPGAQGNSYPKAELDYSLDYEYDPAYAHRLIRAGTRYYRYDANGNITAEKDGPFTDEEEFTFTYSYDPETDVYGTDYGFGLDAPKETEQTNPQDLFAYRRNYTWNERNLLTKSSDRNFTVHYRYGEDGQRALKYTDEGRSETLYFNNFFTIHIPTQDQNNPQGLRVHKHIFVGNSRLVTAMTHTDNHGDNDEQRAKRYYYHSDHLGSAQFVTDWKGRQYEHIEYTPYGELWIEEVAAGLDKLPFRFTGKELDEETGLYYYGARYLDPKYSRWLSGDPALGEYIPSPGTEPSKLAGMGGVYNTINLHVYHYAGNNPVKYTDPDGKILRIAGRNSYKNQVISVLKKLDPNVKINMRTGIVTTSSTNNSAGAKLIRNLQVSKNTVTIMNDSSIGTAPKSRKKAETPGIGSDSIVYFSINVKLSNDYFIRDENGNIEKAKHTPAEIVLGHELIHGLHYADGTGDNSTDDYTFITSGFQDGKYKSGEVVFKGGLFHDKYPREEARTIGVGEFSNDPITENALRRQLKYNERLTH
- a CDS encoding RHS repeat domain-containing protein; this translates as MKKIISTTTCYDTFVSFLMQPIGIQKGERKIYKIDTIETKNNQTQDVFQKIKYSFDPVGNVLGYNNDASTYETKQTYSYDNLYQLISVEGTSNQYKAKKSSGTTPVSIAKYRQTFAFDGIGNMKEKLSTTNIPGAQGNSYPKAELDYSLDYEYDPAYAHRLIRAGNRYYRYDANGNITAEKDGPFTDEEEFVFTYSYFENEDVYGADYGFGLDAPKETEQSNPQDLFAYRRNYTWNERNLLTKSSDKNYTVHYRYGDDGQRALKYTDEGRSETLYFNNFFTIHIPTQDQNNPQGLRVHKHIFVGNSRLVTAMTHTDNSGDNEEQKAKRYYYHSDHLGSAQFVTDWRGKQYEHIEYTPYGKLWIEEVAAGLDKLPFRFTGKELDEETGLYYYGARYLDPKYSRWLSGDPALGDYIPKAPINDEAKKHNENLPGMGGVFNVVNLHLYHYAGNNPVKYTDPDGNFIASYFANTKFNDAFNFFIEKYQKKLDTINRASQLYQQIYDIPKNTALEDAIVFDKEQAYDYILTTAGINAEQMGYEKNSEEYNNYVKQETKLYSKLQELRKQKYTDGTYKNGLVDKILNTALNLYNNKYQECISEGLSDIEAMKHADSVANEYLNKTLEDNEL